The Candidatus Neomarinimicrobiota bacterium genome includes the window AAGCTGCGCCTGGTCTCATCCAGGCCGGGGGAGACTGTGGTCCGGATGAGTCTGCCGGGGGGCAGGGGAACAGCCCCCTCCGAGAATTAGCCAGAACCGCTTACTAATTCAACCGCCAAGCCACAGGAACGGAGGCTATAAGGCCGGCTTCATATTCCTGTAACTTATTGATAACTAATATCTTAGTGTTATATATGTTGGGCCGCATATCGCCGGGAAGAGCCGCTGCTGATATATAACAGCATCACCCCACACTTCGCTAAGCTCAAGTCAGGCCCTTCGGCAATCTAAGGGTAAACTCACTAGTGCGATGAGGGGCTCTTGCCCGGAGCAGGGTCGAAGGAGCCTGCCTTACCTCAGCAACACCCCCGCCTATGGCGGGACTGTGCATAATGCTATCTCAATAGCAGCCCCGCCTTCGGCGGGACTTCTTTGAAGCTATTTTAATAATAGCATCTTGATGGACCGGGTGTATTCCGGTGTCACGAGGCGGGCGATGTAGATGCCGGAGGGAAAGTTCTGACCGCTTGCATTGCGACCATTCCATTGAGTCTGGTGATAACCCGGTTCCATGTAACCATCTACCAACCTAATCACCTCCCGGCCAGCCAGATCGTAGACCATAACGGATACATTACTTGCCGCCGGGAGCTCGAACTGAATGGTCGTCTCTGGATTGAACGGATTGGGGTAGTTCCGGAGAAAATAGGTGGCATAAGGAAGGGTGAGATCAGTATGAAAGAAAGTCACGGATAGAGCATCCCCAGAGGAGTTTGTTTTCATAAGCAGAATATTATGTCCAGTGCTCTGAGACCAGACCGTACCGGTGATAACAATTCCTCCATCACTAGTCTGAACCAAAGATCTTCCACTCCAGGATGAGCCGATCTCACCGTACCGTTTTGTCCATTGAATATCTCCTTCATCACTCACTTTAATGAGTAGAACTCTAGTCTCATCGCTGTCAAGAGTACCAATTGTTCCGATCACAAGAAATCCATTGTCATCAGTAATCTGTATTTCCCTGCTGCTAGCATGCAAGTTTCCCCCAATGGTTCTTGTCCAGACTTCTTCACCGTGATCGTCTGTTCTAATCAACCATACATTATATCTTCCTCCGCCAAATGAAGATGTTCTACCTGCTATTACGTATCCACTGTCGGCTGTTTGTTTTACAGAGTA containing:
- a CDS encoding FlgD immunoglobulin-like domain containing protein, with translation MIKLLFPILLTLVSLKAQSDSLWTKIIGGPPAEFGMIVRQTQDGDFFVGGESLFGSPNYFDLLLFKANTTGDSLWTRTYGGIDSEAFRSIQQTADNGFALVGETLSFGAGSSDIWLVKTNANGDTLWTKTFGGEWDELGGTILQENDSGYIIVGRTYSFGAGRDDVWLIRADSLGDTLWTKTFGGDSYDLGLDVQATFDGGYIILGVTNSYGSGSEDIWLIKTNGDGDHLWDRTYGGADKDIGYSVKQTADSGYVIAGRTSSFGGGRYNVWLIRTDDHGEEVWTRTIGGNLHASSREIQITDDNGFLVIGTIGTLDSDETRVLLIKVSDEGDIQWTKRYGEIGSSWSGRSLVQTSDGGIVITGTVWSQSTGHNILLMKTNSSGDALSVTFFHTDLTLPYATYFLRNYPNPFNPETTIQFELPAASNVSVMVYDLAGREVIRLVDGYMEPGYHQTQWNGRNASGQNFPSGIYIARLVTPEYTRSIKMLLLK